The Phycisphaeraceae bacterium genome has a window encoding:
- a CDS encoding pyridoxal-phosphate dependent enzyme: protein MTIIESGVSFTDILAARDRLASYAHRTPVMTCRTVDELAGRRVFFKCENFQRVGAFKFRGACNAVMKLPPEIAARGVVTHSSGNHAQALALAARLRGIAAHIVMPRTAPAVKKRAVAGYGAMIYECEPTLAARESAAAEVIARTGATLIHPYDHPDVIAGQGTCVLELMEQASALQGIEGPSHQGIKNMSRDREGASFPSPPAPLPGGEGRGLDAIIAPVGGGGLMSGTCLAVRGCQSSTTTRQPIRLFGAEPAGADDAARSLAAGRLIPQTGPRTIADGLLTSLSERTFGIISTHLERIFTVTDDEIIRAMRLVWERMKIIIEPSSAAPVAAILSEAFRSLDGIDSIGVILSGGNVDLDHLPWAVPRS, encoded by the coding sequence ATGACCATCATCGAATCGGGCGTTTCGTTCACCGACATTCTCGCCGCGCGGGATCGCCTCGCGTCATACGCCCATCGCACGCCGGTGATGACCTGCCGCACCGTGGATGAGTTGGCGGGTCGTCGTGTGTTCTTCAAGTGCGAGAACTTCCAGCGCGTGGGAGCATTCAAGTTCCGGGGGGCGTGCAACGCGGTGATGAAACTGCCCCCGGAGATCGCGGCGCGGGGTGTGGTGACGCACTCGTCCGGCAACCACGCCCAGGCGCTGGCGCTGGCGGCGAGGTTGCGTGGAATCGCGGCGCACATCGTCATGCCGCGCACCGCGCCGGCCGTGAAGAAGCGGGCCGTGGCCGGCTATGGCGCAATGATCTACGAGTGCGAACCGACGCTTGCCGCCCGCGAGTCCGCCGCGGCGGAGGTGATCGCCCGCACCGGGGCGACGCTGATTCATCCGTACGACCACCCGGACGTGATCGCCGGGCAGGGGACGTGTGTGCTGGAGTTGATGGAGCAGGCATCGGCGCTTCAAGGCATCGAGGGACCGAGCCATCAAGGCATCAAGAACATGAGCCGCGACCGTGAGGGAGCGTCTTTCCCCTCACCCCCGGCCCCTCTCCCGGGGGGCGAGGGGCGCGGGCTGGACGCCATCATCGCGCCGGTGGGCGGCGGGGGGCTGATGTCGGGCACGTGCCTCGCCGTCCGTGGGTGTCAGTCATCAACCACCACCCGCCAGCCGATCCGCCTCTTCGGCGCCGAGCCCGCCGGGGCGGATGACGCGGCGCGCTCGCTGGCGGCGGGGCGGCTGATCCCCCAGACCGGGCCGAGGACCATCGCCGACGGGCTGCTCACCTCGCTCAGCGAGCGGACGTTCGGCATCATCTCGACGCACCTGGAACGGATCTTCACGGTCACCGACGACGAGATCATCCGCGCCATGCGACTGGTGTGGGAGCGGATGAAGATCATCATCGAGCCGTCCAGCGCGGCGCCGGTGGCGGCGATCCTGTCGGAGGCGTTCCGGTCGCTCGACGGGATCGATTCGATCGGCGTGATCCTGTCGGGGGGGAACGTGGACCTGGATCATCTCCCATGGGCCGTGCCCCGATCGTGA
- a CDS encoding nucleotidyltransferase family protein, with protein MSLTSYRAFVMAVDRVERRLREVTGALGREGIPYAVVGGNAVAAWVSRADPSATRTTKDVDLLVNRRDLEPITRVMKTLGFEREDLRSLVMFIDPEEPSRRAGVHLIWAGELVRPSYACPAPMVSESVTDPQGFSVLDLPALVRMKLTSLRDIDRVHIADLARVGLIDESVRASLPDALRARLDEIVATIDDDQP; from the coding sequence ATGTCCCTCACCTCCTACCGAGCATTCGTGATGGCGGTGGATCGCGTCGAGCGTCGATTGCGGGAAGTGACCGGCGCGCTGGGGCGCGAGGGCATCCCCTACGCCGTGGTGGGCGGCAACGCGGTGGCGGCGTGGGTGAGCCGGGCCGACCCGAGCGCGACGCGGACCACCAAGGACGTCGATCTCCTCGTCAACCGGCGCGATCTGGAACCCATCACGCGGGTAATGAAGACGCTCGGATTCGAGCGCGAGGACCTGCGATCGCTGGTGATGTTCATCGACCCCGAGGAGCCGAGCCGCAGGGCGGGCGTTCACCTCATCTGGGCTGGCGAGTTGGTCCGCCCGAGCTACGCCTGCCCCGCGCCGATGGTGAGCGAATCGGTGACCGATCCGCAGGGGTTCTCGGTGCTCGATCTGCCCGCGCTGGTGCGGATGAAACTGACTTCGCTGCGCGACATCGACCGCGTTCACATCGCCGACCTGGCGCGAGTCGGGTTGATTGACGAGTCGGTCCGTGCGTCGCTGCCGGACGCCCTTCGTGCGCGGCTCGATGAGATCGTCGCAACCATCGACGACGATCAACCCTGA
- a CDS encoding DUF885 family protein, protein MTKFRGRGCAVVPSILWIVLASALMAAVPPQAKGDDLDASLSPMRALVERYATDLKLLERKYPVPMSGERRERLAAYFASWRERLDAVEFERLDRAGQVDHVLLSYEVARAARELEHEQRRHEEVAPLLPFAPTIVGLEEARRRMDPLNPSEAATTLAGLTEAIEAAQKHWTERSKHEGGSGIKPTAANRAARLAESLQRTLREWYRYYDGYDPLFTWWAAEPYADAERALQGYARFVRGTLAGVGADDGDAIIGDPIGREALIDALRFEMIRFTPEQLVEIARREHEWCLREMKKAANELGHGEDWHAALEHVKTLHVQPGEQPELIRRQALEAIEFVESRDLLTVPDLAKEGWRMEMMSPERQKVSPYFLGGESIIVSYPTNAMSHKDKLMSMRGNNPYFCRAVVHHELIPGHHLQGFMTDRYSTHRQLFRTPFWIEGWALYWEMLLWDLDFASTPEQRIGMLFWRMHRCARIVFSLSFHLEQMTAQQCIDYLIENVGHEPIHAEAEVRRSVSGDYGPLYQAAYMLGGLQFRALHKELVASGKMTNRQFHDAILRLGPIPVEMVRASLMPDVPLSREFEPSWGFYEGIE, encoded by the coding sequence ATGACCAAGTTCCGTGGCCGCGGCTGCGCGGTCGTCCCGAGCATCCTGTGGATCGTGCTGGCGTCGGCGCTGATGGCCGCCGTGCCGCCGCAAGCGAAGGGCGATGACCTCGATGCATCCCTCTCGCCGATGCGGGCGCTCGTCGAGCGGTATGCGACAGACCTGAAACTGCTCGAACGCAAGTACCCGGTGCCGATGTCCGGCGAACGTCGTGAACGCCTGGCGGCATACTTCGCATCGTGGCGCGAGCGGCTCGACGCCGTCGAGTTCGAGCGACTCGACCGCGCCGGTCAGGTTGATCACGTGCTGCTGTCGTACGAAGTCGCCCGCGCGGCAAGGGAACTCGAGCATGAGCAGCGACGCCACGAGGAAGTTGCGCCGCTGCTGCCGTTCGCGCCCACGATCGTCGGCCTGGAGGAAGCGCGGCGGCGGATGGATCCGCTCAACCCGAGCGAGGCGGCGACCACGCTCGCGGGACTGACCGAGGCGATCGAAGCGGCGCAGAAGCACTGGACGGAGCGGTCCAAGCACGAAGGTGGGTCGGGAATCAAGCCCACCGCCGCCAACCGGGCGGCCCGCCTGGCGGAATCGCTGCAGCGCACCCTGCGAGAGTGGTACCGGTACTACGACGGCTACGACCCGCTCTTCACCTGGTGGGCCGCCGAGCCGTACGCCGACGCCGAGCGGGCGCTGCAGGGTTACGCGCGGTTCGTGCGCGGCACGCTGGCGGGGGTCGGCGCGGATGACGGGGACGCCATCATCGGCGATCCGATCGGGCGGGAGGCGCTGATCGACGCGCTGCGGTTCGAGATGATCCGCTTCACGCCCGAGCAACTCGTCGAGATCGCGCGGCGCGAGCACGAATGGTGCCTGCGCGAGATGAAGAAGGCCGCGAACGAACTGGGGCACGGCGAGGACTGGCACGCGGCGCTGGAGCACGTCAAAACGCTGCACGTGCAGCCGGGCGAGCAGCCAGAGTTGATCCGCAGGCAGGCGCTGGAGGCCATCGAGTTCGTCGAATCGCGCGACCTGCTCACCGTGCCCGACCTGGCCAAGGAAGGGTGGCGGATGGAGATGATGTCGCCGGAGCGGCAGAAGGTGAGCCCGTATTTCCTGGGGGGCGAGTCGATCATCGTGTCCTACCCGACCAACGCCATGAGCCACAAGGACAAGCTCATGTCGATGCGCGGCAACAACCCGTACTTCTGCCGCGCCGTGGTGCATCATGAACTGATCCCAGGCCACCACCTGCAGGGGTTCATGACCGACCGTTACAGCACGCACCGGCAGCTGTTCCGAACGCCGTTCTGGATCGAGGGCTGGGCGCTCTACTGGGAAATGCTGCTGTGGGATCTGGACTTTGCATCCACGCCCGAGCAGCGCATCGGCATGCTGTTCTGGCGCATGCACCGCTGCGCCCGCATCGTGTTCTCGCTCTCATTCCACCTCGAACAGATGACCGCGCAGCAGTGCATCGACTACCTCATCGAGAACGTGGGCCACGAGCCGATCCACGCCGAGGCGGAAGTGCGGCGGTCGGTGAGCGGTGACTACGGTCCGCTCTACCAGGCGGCGTATATGCTCGGGGGGCTGCAGTTCCGCGCCCTGCACAAGGAACTGGTCGCGTCAGGGAAGATGACGAACCGTCAGTTTCACGACGCCATCCTGCGTCTCGGCCCGATTCCGGTGGAGATGGTGCGGGCGTCGCTCATGCCGGATGTTCCGCTCTCCCGTGAGTTTGAGCCGTCGTGGGGGTTTTATGAGGGGATTGAGTGA
- the odhB gene encoding 2-oxoglutarate dehydrogenase complex dihydrolipoyllysine-residue succinyltransferase has product MPVDVTIPSLGESITEVVLTKWHKSTGDYVEKDEPLYEIESDKITTDVPSADAGVITVIAAPGSELPIGAVVASIDTAAAKPRAGAASVGGVGAVGGAAATAVVAAGSSTPSASSSAVAVANGEPDAGVRATSVARKIAEERGIDLGGVRGTGPGGRVTKDDVLNAKTTPVAAIAEPKVKPAAAHGSETRPVAHGSENRADTREKMSKLRQRIAERLVYAKNTTAMLTTFNEADMTNVMALRSRFKEQFEKKHGVGLGLMSFFVKAACSALAKYPRINAYIEEDSIVHHNYVDLSIAVSTDKGLTVPIIRDAHLLSFADIEKAVRDLAARARDGKLTLDELQGGTFTITNGGVFGSLMATPILNPPQSAILGMHAIKKRAVEDPDHPGQIALRPMMYLALSYDHRIVDGAESVGFLVHVKECIEHPERMMFDV; this is encoded by the coding sequence ATGCCCGTCGATGTCACGATTCCGTCCCTCGGCGAGTCGATCACCGAAGTGGTGCTCACCAAGTGGCACAAGTCCACGGGTGACTACGTGGAGAAGGACGAACCGCTCTACGAGATCGAGTCGGACAAGATCACGACTGACGTTCCCTCCGCCGACGCCGGCGTCATCACCGTCATCGCGGCGCCGGGGTCGGAACTGCCCATCGGCGCCGTGGTCGCCTCGATCGACACGGCGGCGGCGAAGCCCAGGGCAGGCGCGGCGAGTGTGGGTGGCGTGGGGGCCGTGGGGGGCGCGGCCGCGACGGCCGTTGTCGCCGCCGGCTCATCCACGCCGAGCGCGTCGTCCAGCGCCGTTGCCGTCGCCAACGGCGAGCCGGATGCGGGCGTGCGGGCCACGTCCGTGGCGCGCAAAATCGCCGAGGAGCGCGGGATCGACCTGGGCGGCGTGCGCGGCACCGGCCCGGGCGGTCGTGTGACCAAGGACGATGTTCTCAACGCCAAGACGACGCCGGTCGCGGCCATCGCCGAGCCGAAGGTGAAGCCCGCCGCCGCGCACGGGTCGGAGACACGTCCCGTCGCACACGGCTCGGAGAACCGCGCCGACACCCGCGAGAAGATGTCCAAGCTGCGGCAGCGCATCGCCGAGCGGCTGGTGTACGCCAAGAACACCACCGCCATGCTCACCACCTTCAACGAAGCCGACATGACCAACGTCATGGCGCTTCGTTCGCGCTTCAAGGAGCAGTTCGAGAAGAAGCACGGCGTGGGGCTGGGCCTGATGTCCTTCTTCGTCAAGGCGGCCTGCTCGGCGCTGGCGAAGTATCCGCGCATCAACGCCTACATCGAGGAGGATTCGATCGTCCACCACAACTACGTGGACCTGTCGATCGCGGTGAGCACGGACAAGGGGCTGACGGTGCCCATCATCAGGGACGCGCACCTGCTCTCCTTCGCCGACATCGAGAAGGCGGTGCGAGACCTGGCCGCACGGGCCCGCGACGGCAAACTCACGCTCGACGAACTGCAGGGCGGCACGTTCACCATCACCAACGGCGGCGTGTTCGGCTCGCTCATGGCCACGCCCATCCTCAACCCGCCCCAGTCAGCCATCCTGGGCATGCACGCCATCAAGAAGCGCGCCGTGGAAGACCCCGACCACCCCGGCCAGATCGCGCTAAGGCCCATGATGTACCTGGCGCTGTCGTACGACCACCGCATTGTCGATGGCGCGGAGTCGGTGGGCTTCCTCGTCCACGTGAAGGAGTGCATCGAGCACCCCGAGCGGATGATGTTTGATGTGTGA
- a CDS encoding 2-oxoglutarate dehydrogenase E1 component, with translation MSVNGWNAEFIETQYQRWTADPGSVDEPWRQFFQGFDLGVRAAGERPAPDAAGIGGGRLTGSSIDVAHTKQGRVDSLIYHYRDIGHLAAQLDPLGVERPFPEQLTLESFGLTDADLEEYFDPGHLPIDNPSRLKDIIRVLEDTYCRVIGVEYMHIQDREQRRWLQKRMETVRNRPAVEKEHKVRFLRSLLKATALEVFLDTRYKGKKWFSLSGGESLIPMLDEIVELGPLNGVEEYTLGMAHRGRASVLVNIFNRSYDQLFTDFEETWVEDYVEGGGDVKYHRGYSCDRVTSTGHSVHLTMASNPSHLEFVNPVVLGRCRAKQRLRRNEAQRDKVVPILMHGDAAFAGQGIVAECFNMMSLRGYTVGGTIHIVINNQLGFTTDPEDGRSGRYCTDVAKMVEAPIFHVNGDDPEACAFVARLALEYRQTFHNDVVIDLWCYRKYGHNEADEPAFTQPLMYERIEKKIPVAEVYAERLAKEGVMSRAESDALREEMRAEMDVAQTRTKEKPVDPAVDPFSGIWSGLTNAYSHEPAPTAAPLESLRQVGAALGAVPEGFNPHRKLAKLLQQRGAAVGEDAPLDWAMGELLAYGTLLLEGHAVRLTGQDVERGTFSHRHAVLTDTRTGRQHTPLNAIAPNQAKFCIHNSPLSEQSCVGYEYGYSLADPKMLIIWEAQFGDFANGAQVMIDQFIASAEFKWQRHSGLVLLLPHGCEGQGPEHSSARLERFLQLCADNNMQVAQPTTPAQIFHLLRRQLKRPFRKPLIVMTPKSMLRHKEAVSPVRELVSGRFHEVLDDPSISRPADVTRLILCSGKIYYELKSERETAGRADVALVRLEQVYPFPTQVLRDILARYRNAREVLWVQEETKNGGAYRFVEAALREELNVSVGYVGRDASPSPAVGSSKMHAEEQADILARALAPTEPVIAAKTGAGASEPHAISAAR, from the coding sequence ATGTCCGTCAACGGATGGAACGCCGAGTTCATTGAGACCCAGTATCAACGCTGGACAGCCGATCCGGGGAGCGTCGATGAGCCCTGGAGGCAGTTCTTCCAGGGATTCGACCTCGGCGTGCGCGCCGCCGGCGAGCGTCCGGCGCCCGATGCCGCCGGTATTGGCGGCGGGCGGCTGACGGGGTCGTCGATCGACGTGGCCCACACCAAGCAGGGTCGCGTTGATTCGCTCATCTACCACTACCGCGACATCGGGCACCTGGCCGCCCAGCTTGATCCGCTGGGCGTGGAGCGCCCCTTCCCCGAGCAGCTCACGCTCGAGTCCTTCGGGCTGACCGACGCCGACCTGGAGGAATATTTCGACCCCGGCCACCTGCCCATCGACAACCCCTCCCGGCTCAAGGACATCATCCGGGTGCTGGAGGACACGTACTGCCGCGTCATCGGCGTGGAGTACATGCACATCCAGGACCGCGAGCAGCGCCGCTGGCTGCAGAAGCGCATGGAGACCGTCCGCAACCGACCGGCGGTGGAGAAGGAGCACAAGGTCCGCTTCCTGCGGTCGCTGCTCAAGGCCACGGCGCTGGAGGTCTTCCTGGATACCCGCTACAAGGGTAAGAAGTGGTTTTCGCTGTCGGGCGGCGAGTCGCTCATCCCCATGCTGGATGAGATCGTCGAACTCGGCCCGCTCAACGGCGTCGAGGAATACACCCTGGGCATGGCCCACCGCGGCCGCGCCAGCGTGCTCGTCAACATCTTCAATCGCTCCTACGACCAGCTCTTCACCGATTTCGAGGAAACGTGGGTGGAGGACTACGTCGAGGGCGGCGGCGACGTGAAGTACCACCGGGGGTATTCCTGCGACCGCGTCACCTCCACCGGACACTCGGTCCACCTGACGATGGCCAGCAATCCCTCGCACCTGGAGTTCGTCAACCCCGTGGTGCTGGGCCGATGCCGCGCCAAGCAACGGCTTCGCAGGAATGAAGCCCAGCGTGATAAGGTGGTGCCGATCCTGATGCACGGCGACGCCGCTTTCGCCGGGCAGGGCATCGTGGCCGAGTGCTTCAACATGATGTCGCTGCGCGGCTACACCGTGGGCGGCACCATCCACATCGTCATCAACAACCAGCTGGGCTTCACCACCGACCCCGAGGACGGCCGCAGCGGTCGCTATTGCACCGACGTCGCCAAGATGGTCGAGGCGCCCATCTTCCATGTCAACGGCGACGATCCGGAGGCCTGCGCCTTCGTGGCCCGGCTGGCCCTCGAGTACCGCCAGACCTTCCACAATGACGTGGTCATCGACCTGTGGTGCTACCGCAAGTACGGGCACAACGAAGCGGACGAGCCCGCCTTCACGCAGCCGCTCATGTACGAGCGCATCGAGAAGAAGATCCCCGTGGCCGAGGTCTATGCCGAGCGGCTGGCGAAGGAAGGCGTCATGTCCCGCGCCGAGAGCGACGCCCTGCGCGAGGAAATGCGCGCCGAGATGGACGTGGCCCAGACGCGCACGAAGGAGAAGCCGGTCGATCCCGCCGTTGACCCCTTCTCCGGCATCTGGTCTGGGCTGACCAACGCCTATTCGCACGAACCGGCCCCGACCGCCGCGCCGCTGGAGTCCCTCAGGCAGGTCGGCGCCGCTCTGGGGGCTGTGCCGGAGGGATTCAACCCCCACCGCAAACTGGCGAAACTCCTTCAGCAGCGCGGCGCCGCGGTGGGGGAGGACGCGCCCCTCGACTGGGCCATGGGCGAACTGCTCGCCTACGGCACGCTGCTGCTCGAGGGCCACGCCGTGCGCCTGACTGGGCAGGACGTGGAGCGCGGCACCTTCTCCCACCGACACGCGGTGCTCACCGACACGCGCACCGGTCGTCAGCACACGCCGCTCAACGCCATCGCGCCCAACCAGGCGAAGTTCTGCATCCACAACAGCCCGCTTTCCGAGCAGTCGTGCGTGGGGTACGAGTATGGCTACTCGCTGGCCGACCCCAAGATGCTCATCATCTGGGAAGCGCAGTTCGGCGACTTCGCCAACGGGGCGCAGGTGATGATCGACCAGTTCATCGCCTCCGCCGAGTTCAAGTGGCAGCGTCACTCCGGGCTGGTGCTGCTGCTGCCCCACGGGTGCGAAGGACAGGGGCCGGAGCACTCCTCCGCGCGGCTGGAGCGCTTCCTGCAGCTCTGCGCCGACAACAACATGCAGGTGGCGCAGCCCACCACGCCGGCGCAGATCTTCCACCTGCTGCGACGACAGCTCAAGCGGCCCTTCCGCAAGCCGCTCATCGTGATGACGCCCAAGAGCATGCTCCGCCACAAGGAGGCCGTCAGCCCCGTGCGGGAACTGGTCTCCGGGCGCTTCCACGAGGTGCTGGATGACCCGTCGATCAGCCGTCCCGCGGACGTGACGCGACTGATCCTCTGCTCCGGCAAGATCTACTACGAACTCAAATCCGAGCGGGAGACCGCCGGACGCGCGGACGTGGCGCTGGTGCGGCTGGAGCAGGTCTACCCCTTCCCCACCCAGGTTCTCCGCGACATCCTGGCGCGCTACCGCAACGCCCGCGAGGTGCTGTGGGTGCAGGAGGAGACGAAGAACGGCGGCGCGTATCGCTTCGTCGAGGCCGCCCTGCGGGAGGAACTGAACGTGTCGGTCGGCTACGTGGGGCGCGACGCCAGCCCCTCGCCCGCGGTGGGTTCCAGCAAGATGCACGCCGAGGAGCAGGCCGACATCCTGGCCCGTGCGCTTGCCCCCACCGAACCGGTGATCGCCGCCAAGACCGGCGCCGGCGCGTCGGAGCCGCACGCGATCTCCGCGGCGCGATGA